CATGCAATAATGAGTACGCGGCCGATAACAAACCAAGAATAAGAAGCGCACTATCCCGGAACCTTATTGATTGGACCAAAGAAGACGGCGTGAGGATCGCCCCCGGTGATCAAAATGACCTTGGGGGTGTTTATGTAGGCGGGAGGGTGTTCTCGATTCCGGGAGGCTTCAGAATATATTATAGAGGGTGGTCATCAACCGACGTTGGACAGATCCTTTCCGCCGTTAGTATGTTCAATTATACTCCCAATGGTTCTTTGGAGTCCTCGATTGTACTGGGAAACAACCCCTACTCATATATCGTGTCATGGATTGAAAACGTCCCGTCAAACACGTCCGTTTCCGTGAAGCTGAGAATGTCCCCGGAGAACATTTCTTGGTCGCAATGGCAGAATATTATATCGAATTATACCTATAACATATTTACCTCTAATCTATCTAATTGGGGGCCTTTCATTCAGTACAATAGTACATTAACCACTTCAGATTCAAATGTTACTCCTACCATGTCAGAATTTTACATTAAATATTCGCCTTATCTTATTAATGCCATCCTCACCTCCGCTCCTGGCCCGACCGTCATTTCACCTGAAGGTCGCATTGTTGCAGCTAGACCGGTGATTGATTCACACCCTACTCCCGGTTCCGTCATCGGAGTGGAACTCTCATCTGACGGAACCACCTGGCAAGTGTTTCAAAACGACACTTTGATGAATCTCACATCTCCTAGCAACATTATATACTGGCGCTCTGCGTTTACAGGGAACGGCAACGGTACGGCCTTTCTGAGGGGTCTGACAATCGAGTATACAATTGAGCACTATCCTTCCGATGTTTCTATTGATGTGGGCACCGACGGCACCATTGAGTGGTTTCATGCCGGCTCGCTCACCGGCACAGTGCCCGCCTCTAATCTCACGGACGCGATTTACACCTATGTGACCGCCCACCGCGCCGAGGCCGTGGACGGCTTCATAATCGTCCCAATAAATATTACTAGTGCCACGGGGGGCAACATCGTTTTGGGCGACGCCGCCGTCGACTTCGCCCCCGCCCCGCGCATCCTATCCCATAATCCAACTGGAACGAATGTATCG
The sequence above is a segment of the Thermoplasmata archaeon genome. Coding sequences within it:
- a CDS encoding Ig-like domain-containing protein; this encodes MGDDAILDGNFDIIRLANGTYRMYYTGINLSSEKGKILSAISKDGLVWQKENGVRVDTGGGSGYENRVVSDPYIIILPDGALRMLYTCTNGIEGVPAYIASAYSIDGLNWVKEGLRLSPGGRSDGYDNARACGKVWVEPYPGGYRLYYVGLDVNYGRHRILSAISSDTLTWTKESGVRIDIGATSDFENDGVYSPVITLLKNDTYRMFYTCNNEYAADNKPRIRSALSRNLIDWTKEDGVRIAPGDQNDLGGVYVGGRVFSIPGGFRIYYRGWSSTDVGQILSAVSMFNYTPNGSLESSIVLGNNPYSYIVSWIENVPSNTSVSVKLRMSPENISWSQWQNIISNYTYNIFTSNLSNWGPFIQYNSTLTTSDSNVTPTMSEFYIKYSPYLINAILTSAPGPTVISPEGRIVAARPVIDSHPTPGSVIGVELSSDGTTWQVFQNDTLMNLTSPSNIIYWRSAFTGNGNGTAFLRGLTIEYTIEHYPSDVSIDVGTDGTIEWFHAGSLTGTVPASNLTDAIYTYVTAHRAEAVDGFIIVPINITSATGGNIVLGDAAVDFAPAPRILSHNPTGTNVSLNAPIEISFSEAMNGTSLNITIAPSTTLTPSWSEDLRNVALTHPEFKENTTYNVTVRAGALSLEGAPMLEDYSWSFTTE